The nucleotide window TTACCGAAAGATGCAGTCTCCTATTTCCCGTGAGGCATGCCTGCGCACTGATGCAGTTTGAAGAAGACAGCCTGAGCCGGAAAATCGTGCATCAGCTGAAATACGGCCAGCGCGAAATGGCAGGTAAAGTACTTGCCGGCTGGGCTTGTGAAAGGCTTGATTTTGCTGAAGAGGTACCGGATCTGATGATTAGCGTGCCGCTGCATCCCAGAAAACTTCGTGAGCGCGGCTATAACCAGCTTCATCTCTTCACCGAAACCGTGGCAGCACACTTCAGCATTGCCTTTGATCATCAACTTGTAAAACGCAACCATTACCGTAAAGCTCAGGCCAAAAAAGACAAGTCGCACCGCACGGAAACAGAGGGTTTATTTTCGGTCGCGAAAAGGTTTGAGAACAGACATGTACTGATTATTGACGATGTTTTTACAACCGGCAACACCATAAGCTCGGTAGCCTGGGAAATCCTGAAAGCCGGCAATAACACGGTCTCTGTTCTGGTAATGGCTGTTGATGAGTAACGTAAGAACAGAGTACTCAGCGCTGCAGTTTTTCACCATAGGAAAGGTCACCGGCATCGCCCAGACCAGGGCTTATATATCCTTTCGAGGTCAGACTTTCATCAACGACACCCACCCAGATATAAGCGTCGGGATATGCCGCACGGATGGTTTCCAGGCCCTGTTCTGAGGCAATGGCTGCCACAATATGCAGCTGGGTAGGCCGGCCATGATTCAGCAGATCCTTGATGGCTTCAATAAGACTTGCACCGGTTGCCAGCATAGGGTCCGCCACAATAAGCGGGCGGCCGTCTATATTCGGGCAGGTTAGATAATCCTGTTTGATGGAAAAATAATCATTGGCGTCATGCTTCCTGTAAGCCGCTACAAAACCACAGTCCGCTTTGTCCAGATAGTTCAGGATTCCCTGAAACAGAGGTACCCCAGCCCTTAAAATGGTTGTAAGCACCGGCTGAACGGCTATTTCCTTCACCCGGATTTTATCCAGAGGCGTGGTAATTTCAATTTCCTTTTGCTCCAGATGTTTGCTGATCTCAAAAGCAGCAATCTCGCCGATACGCTCCATATTCCTGCGGAACCTCAGTCGGTCATTCTGAACTTCGATGTTGCGGAGCTCATTGATCCAGGTATTGACGAGGGAAAATTGGTTGGATAAAACTGTGGTCATAATGATGTGATGATTTGATAATTGGATGATTTGATCATGCGATACAGGTGACTTCCACTCTAAACACTTATATATCCTTTTTTGAAGTTGATATTATTTTTGATAAGAGCTTCTGAATGCTGAGTAAGTTTATTTGCAAATTTTCAGCAGAAGGTAAACCCGTTGATCTTTGACAAAGCAACAGCCAATAGCCGGTCTCCTTTGCCTCCTTATCAGCCACTTTCATCTTATGAACAAAATCTGCCCGGCTTTCTGCACTTTGTGCCTCATGAACGTTTGCTCCGATTGAAGTGCCGGACTTCAGCAATTGATTGGCAATTACATACTTCCTTTTGGTTTCAAGAACGTCAGTGAATGCCATGATGTCTAAAGCGAATTGAACACTCAATTCTAATATTTCATTCCTGGCTTCCATTTGCTATCCGTTTTAACACCACATTACCCAATTAACACATCATCAGATCAAACCTATTTTTGTCGGAAATATACTTCGATTGGAACACCTGTAAAACCAAAGTGCTTACGAAGCTGATTTTCAGCAAAACGTTTATAGGGCTCCTTTACATATTGCGGCAGGTTGCAGAAAAATACAAACTGCGGACTTGGCGTGGGTAGCTGTACACAATATTTAATCTTTACAAACTTACCTTTTGTTGCGGGTGGCGGTGTATGTTCAAAAACAGGAAGCATTACCTCATTCAGTTTTGAAGTCTTGATTTTCTTGGCTCTGTTTTCATACACTTCCATAGCGACTTCTACAGTTTTCAGGATTCTCTGCTTCGTAAGTGCCGATACGAATAGAATCGGGATATCGGTAAACTGGCCGATGCGCTCTTTGATCTGATTTTCGAAATCGCGCGTGGTATTGGTACTTTTGTCTTCTACCAAATCCCATTTGTTCACCACGATCACAATCCCTTTACGGTTCTTCTGTGCCAGACCGAAAATGTTCATATCCTGTGATTCCCAACCTAACGTGGCATCCACCATGATGATTACAACGTCTGAATATTCAATGGAACGTACGGAACGCATTACGGAGTAAAATTCCAGGTCTTCCTTCACCTTTGCTTTACGTCTCATACCTGCCGTATCCACCAGTACGAATTCGTAGCCGAATTTATTGTAAAGCGTCTGGATTGAATCCCGGGTGGTACCCGCGATATCGGTAACGATATTGCGCTCTACATCCAGCAGTGCATTGGTAAGTGTAGATTTTCCAACATTAGGCCGCCCCGCGATCGTGATCTTGGGCAGACCTTCAAAGGGGTCTTTATATTCGGTTGTAGGAAACTCCGAAACAATGGCATCCAACAGCTCACCTGTTCCGGAACCGGACGCGGATGACATTGTGAAGTACCTGTCAATACCCAACTGATAAAATTCGGTAGCCGCCAGTTCTTCTTTGGCAGAATCAACCTTGTTAACCGTAATATATACTGGCTTTTTGGAGCGGCGCAGCATTTCGTAGATTTCCTGGTCGGTATCGGTAAGCCCTTCATCCACATTAAGCATGAAAATGATGGACGTAGCTTCGTCAATTGCCAGCTGTACCTGCTTTGATATTTCCTCCTGAAAGATATCTTCTGTGTTTACCTCGTAACCACCTGTATCGATAACCGTAAATTCTACACCGTTCCAGTCCGACTTTCCGTAATGACGGTCACGCGTAACTCCTGAAGTGGCATCAACTATCGCCTCCCTTCTTTCAAGCAAACGGTTAAACAGTGTGGATTTTCCTACGTTGGGCCTCCCAACGATTGCAACTATATTGCTCATGAAATTTTGTTTAATAATATAATTATTAATGGGTTACTTCAACTTTTGAAGCCCAAAAATTTTTGCAAAGATAGGTTTAAATCGCGAAATCCGGTTTTTTACGTTAATATTCGTAATTTCACCTGAGAATATCTTCCCATGAAAAAAGTACTTGTTGTCCTGCTGATGGCTTTCATCATTATTCAGTTTTTCCCCATCGACCGTGAAAACCCGCCTACCAACGAAGGCATGGACTTTCTGACCATCAAGAATACTCCGGAAAGTACCGCCACGCTGATCCGGAACGGTTGTTACGACTGCCACAGCAACGAAACAAAATACCCCTGGTACACAAATATTCAACCTGTCGCATGGTTTTTGAAGGACCATATTGACGAAGGCCGCAAAGAGCTGAACTTTTCCACATTCGCCACCTATGAACCGAAACGCCAGGCACACAAGCTTTTCGAAGCGGCCGAAATGGTTCAGACGGGTGAAATGCCGCTGGATTCCTACGAACTGGGACATCCCGAAGCGCAGTTCACTAAGGCCCAGCGTAATGAAATCATTAAATATTTCAAAAAGGTGGAAGGAGACATCCGTTTGGAGTACAGTCTGCCGGCCGAAGAAGTGAAATAAACGATGGAAAATATTGATTCTACAAAATACTACGTTCTTTATGACGGCGATTGCGGTTTCTGCAATTTTTGGGTGCAGTGGATCCTCGCCCGTGATACCAGGGACCACTTTATGTTTGCTTCCCTTCAATCCGATTTTGGGCAGAAATTCCTGAAAGAAAGGGGACTGGAAACGAAGAATTTCAATACACTCTATCTCTGGAAACCTCAGGGTTTTTATCTCATTAAATCCAAAGCGGTACTGGAAATCGCTAAAATACTCGGCGGCACATATGGTATGCTGGCCAGGTTAAATTTTCTTCCGGCAGGAGTAACGGATATCATCTACGACCGAATAGCTGCCAACAGACAGCGTCTGGCCACCGAAAGCTGCCTGCTGCCCACTCCCGAGCAGCGCAGGAAATTTATCTCTTAACTTTTCCTTGGGATTTAGACATCCAACAAAACATTATATTTGCAGCTATGGAATACAACACCGACCGAACACAACTTCATATGCCGGAATACGGCCGTATTATACAGCAGCTGGTGGAGCGCTGCAAGGAACTTGAGAATAAAGAAGAGCGGGACGAAATGGCGGTGGCCATCGTAGATTTTATGGGTCAGAGAAACCCACAGCTTCGCGATGAGGAGAATTATAAGCACAAACTTTGGGATCACCTCTTCATACTTGCAGATTATGACCTGGATGTTACCTCGCCCTACCCGATACCTACGCGTGAGCAGCTGGCAGAGAAACCCAAGAGAATGGAATATCCAAAACTTCAGGGCGATTTCAAATTTTACGGCAAAAGCATTCTACAGCTTATCGACAAAGCCATTGAACTGGAAGAAGGTGAGGAAAAGGAAGCTTTGATTGAAGTGATTGCCAACAATATGAAAAAGTCCTACAACATCTACAATAAGGAACATGTTACGGACGATGTAATCTTCAGGCACCTAAAGGAACTTTCGGATGACCGTCTGGATCTTACAAATCTGGAATCGCTGGAAAAAAGCAAGATTTACCACAATACCAGCCGCAATAAAAACCAAAAAGGCCAGGGGCAAACTCAAAACTCTAAAAATCCAAACCGTCACCGAAACCAACAAAACCAAAACAGAAGGAAATAATGAGCGGAACATTTCAGATTCGGGGAGGAAAACAGTTGCAGGGCGAAATCACTCCGCAGGGCGCAAAAAATGAGGCACTACAGATTCTGTGTGCCGTTTTGCTTACAGAGGACGAAGTCAGAATTAAAAATATTCCGGACATTCACGATGTAAACAGGCTGATTGAAATCCTTGCCGACTTCGGTGTAAAGATTACCAAGCACGCGCACGGCGATTACTCATTTAAGGCCGACAGCGTCAATTTTGACTATATAAAATCTGCTGAATTTAAGAAAGACGGTGCCAAACTGCGCGGTTCCATTATGCTTTTGGGGCCCATGCTGGCCAGGTTTGGCGAAGGTTATATGCCTACCCCCGGAGGCGATAAGATCGGACGCCGCCGTCTGGACACCCATTTCCAGGGATTTGTGGAACTGGGAGCTGAATTCCGTTATGATGAGGCCGAAGCCTGGTATTGCCTGAAAGCAAAACAGCTTACCGGAAAATTCATCCTGCTTGAAGAAGCCTCCGTAACCGGTACTGCAAACATCATTATGGCCGCTGTGCTTGCTAAAGGGCTTACCAGAATTTACAACGCTGCCTGCGAACCTTACCTTCAGCAGCTTTGCCATATGCTTAACAGAATGGGTGCCAAAATTTCCGGAATAGGCTCCAATTTGCTCACCATTGAAGGGGTTTCTCATCTGAACGGTACCGAACATACCATGCTTCCGGATATGGTGGAAATAGGTTCATGGATCGGACTGGCCGCCATGACCAAGTCTGAAATCACCATTAAGAATGTGGAATGGGATCACCTGGGCGTCATCCCGAACACCTTCAGAAAACTGGGAATCCAGCTGGAAAGGTCAGGTGAAGATATTTACATACCCGCTCAGGAGCAGTATAAAATCCAGAAATTTATAGACGGTTCCATACTCACAGTTTCAGACGCACCCTGGCCCGGCTTTACACCTGACTTATTATCGATTGTTCTGGTAGTTGCCACCCAGGCGCACGGCACGGTGCTGGTACACCAGAAAATGTTTGAATCCCGCCTGTTCTTTGTTGATAAGCTGATTGATATGGGTGCGCAGATTATCCTTTGCGATCCACACCGTGCTACCGTGGTAGGTCTGAACCATGAATCACCACTACGCGGTACTACCATGATTTCCCCGGATATCAGGGCTGGTAATGCACTTTTGATCGCAGCCCTGTCTGCAACCGGGCAGTCCATCATTCAGAATATTGAGCAGATAGACCGCGGATACGAAAATATAGACGGCCGCCTCAGGGCAATCGGTGCCGATATTATCAGAATATAATTCATC belongs to Chryseobacterium sp. and includes:
- a CDS encoding DUF4290 domain-containing protein → MEYNTDRTQLHMPEYGRIIQQLVERCKELENKEERDEMAVAIVDFMGQRNPQLRDEENYKHKLWDHLFILADYDLDVTSPYPIPTREQLAEKPKRMEYPKLQGDFKFYGKSILQLIDKAIELEEGEEKEALIEVIANNMKKSYNIYNKEHVTDDVIFRHLKELSDDRLDLTNLESLEKSKIYHNTSRNKNQKGQGQTQNSKNPNRHRNQQNQNRRK
- a CDS encoding ComF family protein, with amino-acid sequence MLLDLLFPNRCLHCNRIIDAREMVCGICMDQIKFTHHDFITPNFLTERCSLLFPVRHACALMQFEEDSLSRKIVHQLKYGQREMAGKVLAGWACERLDFAEEVPDLMISVPLHPRKLRERGYNQLHLFTETVAAHFSIAFDHQLVKRNHYRKAQAKKDKSHRTETEGLFSVAKRFENRHVLIIDDVFTTGNTISSVAWEILKAGNNTVSVLVMAVDE
- a CDS encoding thiol-disulfide oxidoreductase DCC family protein; amino-acid sequence: MENIDSTKYYVLYDGDCGFCNFWVQWILARDTRDHFMFASLQSDFGQKFLKERGLETKNFNTLYLWKPQGFYLIKSKAVLEIAKILGGTYGMLARLNFLPAGVTDIIYDRIAANRQRLATESCLLPTPEQRRKFIS
- a CDS encoding heme-binding domain-containing protein, whose protein sequence is MKKVLVVLLMAFIIIQFFPIDRENPPTNEGMDFLTIKNTPESTATLIRNGCYDCHSNETKYPWYTNIQPVAWFLKDHIDEGRKELNFSTFATYEPKRQAHKLFEAAEMVQTGEMPLDSYELGHPEAQFTKAQRNEIIKYFKKVEGDIRLEYSLPAEEVK
- the murA gene encoding UDP-N-acetylglucosamine 1-carboxyvinyltransferase; translated protein: MSGTFQIRGGKQLQGEITPQGAKNEALQILCAVLLTEDEVRIKNIPDIHDVNRLIEILADFGVKITKHAHGDYSFKADSVNFDYIKSAEFKKDGAKLRGSIMLLGPMLARFGEGYMPTPGGDKIGRRRLDTHFQGFVELGAEFRYDEAEAWYCLKAKQLTGKFILLEEASVTGTANIIMAAVLAKGLTRIYNAACEPYLQQLCHMLNRMGAKISGIGSNLLTIEGVSHLNGTEHTMLPDMVEIGSWIGLAAMTKSEITIKNVEWDHLGVIPNTFRKLGIQLERSGEDIYIPAQEQYKIQKFIDGSILTVSDAPWPGFTPDLLSIVLVVATQAHGTVLVHQKMFESRLFFVDKLIDMGAQIILCDPHRATVVGLNHESPLRGTTMISPDIRAGNALLIAALSATGQSIIQNIEQIDRGYENIDGRLRAIGADIIRI
- the der gene encoding ribosome biogenesis GTPase Der is translated as MSNIVAIVGRPNVGKSTLFNRLLERREAIVDATSGVTRDRHYGKSDWNGVEFTVIDTGGYEVNTEDIFQEEISKQVQLAIDEATSIIFMLNVDEGLTDTDQEIYEMLRRSKKPVYITVNKVDSAKEELAATEFYQLGIDRYFTMSSASGSGTGELLDAIVSEFPTTEYKDPFEGLPKITIAGRPNVGKSTLTNALLDVERNIVTDIAGTTRDSIQTLYNKFGYEFVLVDTAGMRRKAKVKEDLEFYSVMRSVRSIEYSDVVIIMVDATLGWESQDMNIFGLAQKNRKGIVIVVNKWDLVEDKSTNTTRDFENQIKERIGQFTDIPILFVSALTKQRILKTVEVAMEVYENRAKKIKTSKLNEVMLPVFEHTPPPATKGKFVKIKYCVQLPTPSPQFVFFCNLPQYVKEPYKRFAENQLRKHFGFTGVPIEVYFRQK
- a CDS encoding four helix bundle protein; translated protein: MEARNEILELSVQFALDIMAFTDVLETKRKYVIANQLLKSGTSIGANVHEAQSAESRADFVHKMKVADKEAKETGYWLLLCQRSTGLPSAENLQINLLSIQKLLSKIISTSKKDI
- the upp gene encoding uracil phosphoribosyltransferase, yielding MTTVLSNQFSLVNTWINELRNIEVQNDRLRFRRNMERIGEIAAFEISKHLEQKEIEITTPLDKIRVKEIAVQPVLTTILRAGVPLFQGILNYLDKADCGFVAAYRKHDANDYFSIKQDYLTCPNIDGRPLIVADPMLATGASLIEAIKDLLNHGRPTQLHIVAAIASEQGLETIRAAYPDAYIWVGVVDESLTSKGYISPGLGDAGDLSYGEKLQR